Proteins from a genomic interval of Treponema brennaborense DSM 12168:
- a CDS encoding phosphoglycerate dehydrogenase — protein MYKIQTLNKISAEGLSKFPRDDYEIASEIVNPDAILLRSADMHSMELPASVKAVARAGAGTNNIPIPALTEKGIVVFNTPGANANAVRELVLLALLMSSRPVLQATQWVKTLQGKGAEIAELAEKGKAQFIGPEIRGKTLGVIGLGAIGAMVANSASDLGMNVIGYDPYISVDAAWSLSRAVHKAETLDAILTKADYITIHVPQTPDTKGLINADRIKVMKNGVRIINLARGGLVVNADVLEGLDSGKIACFVSDFTDEELLKNDKVICLPHLGASTPEAEENCALMAVNQLRLFLETGAIINSVNFPKCKIDDPLPAKGTRLCIAHRNIPNMVGQITTILANASLNIEGMVNQNRGDLAYNIIDVETKVGSDVLNKLRTISDVITVRPIEA, from the coding sequence ATGTATAAGATTCAGACTTTAAATAAGATATCCGCCGAAGGATTGTCCAAGTTTCCGCGCGACGATTATGAAATCGCCTCGGAAATAGTGAATCCGGACGCCATTCTGCTGCGTTCCGCAGACATGCACAGCATGGAATTGCCGGCCTCCGTAAAAGCGGTCGCGCGCGCCGGAGCCGGTACGAACAACATCCCCATACCCGCGCTTACGGAAAAGGGAATCGTCGTATTCAACACGCCCGGAGCGAACGCAAACGCGGTCCGCGAACTGGTGCTGCTGGCGCTGCTCATGTCAAGCCGACCGGTGCTGCAGGCAACGCAATGGGTTAAAACGCTCCAAGGAAAAGGAGCCGAAATCGCCGAGCTTGCGGAAAAAGGGAAAGCCCAATTCATCGGTCCTGAAATCCGCGGAAAAACGCTCGGCGTTATCGGACTGGGTGCGATCGGCGCAATGGTAGCCAACAGCGCGTCCGATCTCGGCATGAACGTCATCGGCTACGATCCGTACATTTCCGTAGACGCCGCCTGGTCGCTCAGCAGGGCCGTTCATAAAGCGGAAACGCTCGACGCAATCCTGACTAAAGCCGACTACATCACCATCCACGTTCCGCAGACGCCCGACACGAAAGGCCTCATCAACGCGGACCGGATTAAAGTAATGAAAAACGGCGTGCGCATCATCAACTTGGCGCGCGGCGGTCTCGTGGTAAACGCAGACGTTCTGGAAGGACTCGACAGCGGCAAAATCGCCTGTTTCGTCAGCGACTTTACGGACGAAGAGCTGCTCAAAAACGATAAAGTCATCTGCCTGCCGCACTTGGGCGCCTCGACTCCCGAAGCGGAAGAAAACTGCGCGCTCATGGCGGTCAATCAGCTCAGACTGTTCCTGGAAACCGGCGCAATCATCAATTCGGTCAACTTCCCCAAATGCAAAATAGACGACCCGCTCCCCGCAAAAGGAACCCGTCTGTGCATTGCTCACCGGAATATCCCGAACATGGTCGGTCAAATCACCACGATTCTGGCGAACGCCTCGCTCAATATTGAAGGCATGGTCAACCAAAACCGCGGCGATCTTGCGTACAATATTATCGACGTGGAAACGAAAGTCGGTTCCGACGTTTTGAACAAACTGCGCACCATCAGCGACGTTATCACCGTTCGCCCCATTGAAGCGTAA
- a CDS encoding transglycosylase SLT domain-containing protein produces MTSNQNRSQDLLARYSGAFAFCLFFLTAGIASLLLFPAQSDAAFTSSETDRTFQSLTETNLNLTDFDTDAINNYYSDSYKTAVAEHAQKEDKGLALYRSVYSRPAVEWFYTHITENNNVAVAILEEADKNDIPLSLAFALAYTESRYKARAVNKNTNASIDRGLFQLNSSSFPSLKEDDFFDPAVSARYGLSHLRFCLDTAGNEIAALAMYNAGTNRVRKNGTPQMTLNYVSKIIDYRQGLDELFSTEVAQFYQNGTGPYLAAAGNGESDAYR; encoded by the coding sequence ATGACATCGAATCAAAACCGTAGTCAGGATTTGCTGGCACGGTATTCGGGAGCGTTTGCGTTCTGCCTGTTTTTTTTAACGGCAGGAATCGCCTCGCTGCTCCTCTTTCCGGCGCAATCGGACGCCGCTTTTACCTCATCAGAAACAGACCGAACTTTCCAATCACTAACCGAAACGAACTTAAACCTGACTGACTTTGACACCGACGCTATCAACAATTACTATTCCGATTCCTACAAAACCGCGGTCGCCGAACACGCGCAAAAAGAAGACAAGGGGCTCGCACTGTACCGATCGGTGTATTCCCGCCCGGCAGTCGAATGGTTTTACACGCATATTACGGAAAACAACAACGTTGCCGTGGCCATTCTGGAAGAAGCGGATAAAAACGATATTCCGCTGTCGCTTGCATTCGCGCTCGCCTACACGGAAAGCCGCTACAAGGCACGCGCCGTAAATAAAAACACGAATGCGTCGATCGACCGGGGACTGTTTCAGCTCAACAGCAGTTCGTTTCCGTCCTTAAAAGAAGACGATTTTTTTGACCCGGCAGTCAGCGCGAGGTACGGACTTTCGCATCTGAGATTCTGTCTGGACACCGCAGGCAACGAAATCGCCGCACTCGCCATGTACAACGCCGGAACGAACAGGGTCCGCAAAAACGGCACGCCGCAGATGACGCTCAACTACGTTTCAAAAATAATCGATTACCGGCAGGGGCTCGACGAACTGTTCTCTACGGAAGTCGCCCAGTTCTACCAAAACGGCACCGGACCATATCTGGCCGCAGCCGGCAACGGCGAAAGCGACGCCTACCGCTAG
- a CDS encoding PTS sugar transporter subunit IIA has translation MNLRTVLTPETVNLHLKGKTKEEIIDEMLEILIAAGKVTDKTAARECVLDRERKMSTGMKHGIAIPHGKTDTVSDLVACLGVSDNPVDFDSLDQEPCRIFIMTLSPVNKTGPHLQFLAEVSLLFKSAEKRQEILNTSDKAQVIKILTE, from the coding sequence ATGAACTTAAGAACTGTTTTGACACCTGAAACTGTGAATTTGCATCTCAAGGGTAAAACCAAAGAAGAGATCATTGATGAGATGCTGGAAATTCTCATTGCTGCCGGTAAGGTTACCGATAAAACCGCGGCTCGTGAATGTGTTCTTGATCGTGAACGCAAAATGTCGACAGGAATGAAACACGGGATTGCTATTCCTCATGGTAAAACGGATACCGTTTCCGATCTTGTCGCGTGTCTCGGTGTTTCCGATAATCCTGTGGATTTTGATTCGCTTGATCAGGAACCGTGTCGGATTTTTATTATGACGCTTTCTCCGGTTAACAAAACCGGTCCGCACCTTCAGTTTCTTGCAGAAGTAAGTCTTCTGTTCAAGAGCGCTGAAAAACGTCAGGAAATCCTGAACACTTCAGATAAAGCTCAGGTTATTAAGATACTGACGGAATAG
- a CDS encoding radical SAM protein: MDVRSYDPCNQCPRNCGASRTGNGTRSGFCKESAELRAASACLHFGEEPPITVFGGSGTVFITGCNLRCAFCQNYQISQHGMGKALSRQDFVRICLTLQERGAENINIVTGSHAVPQLADGIAAAKREGLTIPVCWNSSAYEKPETLDLLAGLVDIWLPDLKTVNAEVGKSVFKAADYPQKARHAILRMLELSPLKEITVHQNGGEARTKLLSGVIIRHLFLPGRLDDTIITLDWLKKHADGKAYVSLMSQYTPVPFKETAAEAGERQAALSVLENRLVNAREFADLQDILAAYDFEYLFYQELEANTEWLPDFDREQPFSASIAKPVWHWKTGFIGEMQPD, from the coding sequence ATGGACGTCCGTTCGTACGATCCGTGCAACCAATGCCCGCGTAACTGCGGCGCCTCCAGAACGGGAAACGGTACGCGCTCCGGTTTTTGCAAAGAAAGCGCGGAACTTCGCGCGGCCAGCGCGTGTCTGCATTTCGGAGAAGAACCGCCGATCACCGTGTTCGGCGGATCGGGAACCGTTTTTATCACCGGCTGCAACCTGCGCTGTGCGTTCTGCCAAAATTATCAGATATCACAGCACGGTATGGGAAAAGCACTCTCCCGGCAGGATTTCGTCCGCATATGCCTGACGCTTCAGGAACGCGGCGCGGAAAATATAAACATCGTAACGGGTAGCCACGCCGTGCCGCAGTTGGCAGACGGCATCGCCGCGGCAAAACGGGAGGGACTCACGATTCCGGTTTGCTGGAATTCTTCGGCGTATGAAAAACCTGAAACGCTTGATCTGCTCGCGGGACTCGTCGACATTTGGCTTCCCGATCTGAAAACGGTGAACGCGGAGGTCGGCAAATCCGTATTCAAAGCGGCCGACTATCCCCAAAAAGCCCGGCACGCCATACTGCGAATGCTGGAACTTTCACCGCTGAAAGAAATCACCGTACACCAAAACGGCGGCGAAGCCCGAACGAAACTGTTGAGCGGCGTCATTATCCGGCATCTTTTTTTACCCGGAAGACTCGACGACACGATCATAACGCTCGATTGGCTTAAAAAACACGCGGACGGGAAAGCGTACGTTTCGCTCATGTCGCAATACACGCCCGTCCCTTTTAAAGAAACGGCGGCGGAAGCCGGTGAGCGGCAGGCGGCGCTGTCCGTCCTTGAAAACCGTCTTGTAAACGCCCGCGAATTTGCCGATCTGCAGGACATACTGGCGGCGTATGATTTTGAATATCTGTTTTATCAGGAACTGGAAGCGAACACCGAATGGCTTCCCGATTTTGATCGTGAGCAGCCGTTTTCCGCTTCGATTGCAAAACCGGTGTGGCACTGGAAAACCGGTTTTATAGGGGAGATGCAGCCCGATTGA
- a CDS encoding Rpn family recombination-promoting nuclease/putative transposase, with protein sequence MNADFPRWEDVTITNDFFFAYSMLHDTELCRLLLRTLLKLDAKEITYVNTQETLAAAPGSKSVRLDVLLETTNEIVNVEMQTTSEPNLFKRIRYYQSSIDIGTAQRGADYDDLKKLYVLFICTKDPFGEGLPRYTLRTVCDEHTALDVRDERFAVVYNAAAYENELDSETAAMLHYIAKGGTDTETAKSFAERVFKLKTDGAAKGAFMKYEIEIKRIRKEGLAEGESSGMEKGRISGIAEEKYATAGNLLSMGVLTPEQIAAATELPLETVRELACRER encoded by the coding sequence ATGAACGCAGATTTTCCCCGCTGGGAAGACGTTACCATCACGAACGACTTTTTCTTCGCCTACTCGATGCTTCACGACACCGAACTGTGCCGTCTCCTTCTGCGCACCCTGCTCAAACTGGACGCAAAGGAAATCACTTACGTCAACACGCAGGAAACTCTCGCCGCCGCGCCCGGCTCCAAAAGCGTCCGTCTCGACGTGCTGCTCGAAACCACGAACGAGATCGTCAACGTCGAAATGCAGACGACCTCCGAGCCGAACCTGTTCAAGCGGATCCGCTATTACCAAAGCTCCATCGACATCGGCACCGCACAGCGCGGCGCCGATTACGACGACCTGAAAAAGCTGTACGTCCTGTTCATCTGCACGAAGGATCCGTTCGGCGAAGGGCTGCCGCGCTACACGCTCAGGACCGTCTGCGACGAGCACACTGCGCTCGACGTCCGGGACGAACGGTTTGCCGTCGTTTATAATGCGGCGGCGTATGAAAACGAGCTTGATTCTGAAACGGCGGCCATGTTACACTACATAGCGAAAGGCGGAACGGACACGGAGACGGCGAAGAGCTTTGCAGAGCGGGTGTTCAAGCTGAAAACCGACGGTGCCGCCAAGGGGGCGTTCATGAAGTACGAGATAGAAATCAAACGCATCCGTAAAGAAGGCCTCGCCGAGGGCGAATCGAGCGGTATGGAGAAAGGCAGAATCAGCGGTATCGCGGAAGAAAAATACGCTACAGCCGGCAACCTCTTATCTATGGGAGTGCTTACGCCGGAGCAGATTGCCGCCGCAACGGAATTACCGCTGGAAACCGTGCGGGAGCTTGCTTGCCGGGAAAGATAA
- a CDS encoding GDP-L-fucose synthase family protein → MNKNAKIYIAGHRGLVGGAIARCLTEKGYTNIVTRTHSELDLLNQAAVNAFFAAEKPEYVFLAAAHVGGIGANSAYPADFIYQNMMIGFNVVEAARVNGVKKLMNLGSTCIYPKMTPQPIKEESLLSGFLEPTNDAYALAKISVIKLCTAYNRQHGTNFLSVMPTNLYGLGDNYELQGSHVFPAMIRKFHEAKASGEDVVQLWGDGSPLREFLYAGDLADAVVYLMENKDAADLRNPAGDFVNVGTGKECTIKELAETVEAVVYADVRKDGRKCKMEWNTSKPNGTPRKLCDVTRVNNLGWKAQVDVRQGIEIAYNDFLHGNVRK, encoded by the coding sequence ATGAACAAAAACGCAAAAATCTATATAGCCGGACACCGCGGGCTTGTCGGCGGTGCGATTGCCCGCTGTCTGACCGAAAAAGGGTATACGAATATCGTCACGCGCACACACAGTGAGCTTGACTTGCTGAATCAGGCGGCGGTGAATGCATTTTTTGCTGCGGAAAAGCCCGAGTATGTTTTTCTTGCGGCTGCTCACGTCGGCGGAATCGGGGCGAACTCGGCGTATCCTGCCGACTTCATCTATCAGAATATGATGATTGGTTTTAACGTCGTGGAAGCGGCCCGTGTGAACGGCGTTAAAAAACTGATGAACCTCGGCTCAACCTGCATTTATCCCAAAATGACACCGCAGCCGATTAAGGAAGAATCGCTTCTGAGCGGTTTTCTTGAGCCGACAAATGATGCCTATGCGCTTGCAAAAATCAGCGTAATAAAGCTCTGCACCGCCTATAACAGGCAGCACGGCACGAATTTTCTTTCCGTAATGCCGACAAATTTGTACGGTCTGGGCGATAACTATGAACTTCAGGGAAGTCATGTCTTTCCTGCTATGATTCGTAAGTTCCACGAAGCAAAGGCTAGCGGAGAAGATGTCGTTCAACTGTGGGGCGACGGCTCTCCATTGCGCGAGTTCCTGTATGCCGGAGATTTGGCTGATGCCGTCGTCTATCTTATGGAAAACAAGGATGCGGCTGACCTGCGCAATCCGGCCGGTGACTTTGTAAACGTGGGAACCGGAAAGGAATGTACGATAAAGGAGCTTGCTGAAACGGTTGAAGCTGTCGTCTATGCCGATGTCCGAAAGGACGGCCGCAAGTGTAAAATGGAATGGAACACCTCAAAACCGAACGGCACGCCTCGCAAACTGTGCGATGTGACTCGAGTGAATAATCTTGGCTGGAAGGCTCAGGTTGATGTTCGGCAGGGGATAGAAATTGCATACAATGATTTTCTGCATGGGAATGTGAGGAAATAA
- the gmd gene encoding GDP-mannose 4,6-dehydratase: MKKALITGITGQDGSYLAEFLLEKDYEVHGIIRRSSSFNTGRIEHLYLEDVIEDMHKKRKVILHYGDMTDSESMIRIIREIKPDEIYNLAAQSHVQVSFEVPEYTADCDAAGVLRILEAVHFLGMEKICKIYQASTSELFGLVQEIPQKETTPFYPRSPYAVAKMYGFWIMRNYRESYGMFCSNGILFNHESERRGETFVTRKITLAASRIAQGLQKKLYLGNLNALRDWGYAKDYVECMWLILQQEAPDDFVVATGEQHSVREFCRYAFREAGIEVEFKGEGVNEKGYNKATGEVLIEVDPKYFRPAEVETLLGDPTKAKTVLGWNPTKTPFPELVKIMMAHDMEYVKAEKILHKR; the protein is encoded by the coding sequence ATGAAAAAAGCACTCATCACCGGAATCACCGGGCAGGATGGTTCGTATCTTGCGGAGTTTCTGCTTGAGAAAGACTACGAAGTTCACGGCATCATCCGCCGCTCGTCATCATTCAACACGGGCCGCATCGAGCATCTGTATCTTGAAGATGTTATAGAAGACATGCATAAGAAACGCAAGGTTATTCTGCATTACGGTGATATGACAGACTCTGAAAGTATGATTCGCATCATCCGTGAAATCAAGCCTGATGAAATCTACAATCTGGCGGCGCAGAGCCACGTTCAGGTTTCTTTTGAAGTGCCTGAATATACCGCTGACTGCGATGCTGCCGGCGTTCTGCGTATTCTGGAGGCGGTGCATTTCCTCGGAATGGAAAAGATCTGCAAAATCTATCAGGCATCCACTTCGGAGTTGTTCGGGCTTGTGCAGGAGATTCCGCAGAAGGAAACGACTCCGTTCTATCCGAGAAGCCCGTATGCCGTCGCCAAAATGTACGGTTTCTGGATTATGAGGAACTACCGCGAGAGCTACGGAATGTTCTGTTCGAACGGAATTCTTTTCAACCATGAGTCGGAGCGCCGCGGAGAGACGTTCGTAACGCGAAAAATCACGCTGGCTGCCAGCCGCATCGCACAGGGGCTTCAGAAAAAACTGTACCTCGGCAACCTGAACGCGCTGCGCGACTGGGGATATGCGAAAGACTACGTTGAGTGCATGTGGCTTATCCTTCAGCAGGAGGCGCCCGATGATTTTGTCGTTGCAACAGGCGAGCAGCACAGCGTGCGAGAGTTCTGCCGGTATGCGTTCCGTGAGGCAGGAATAGAGGTTGAGTTCAAGGGCGAAGGCGTGAACGAAAAAGGATACAACAAGGCGACCGGTGAAGTACTTATCGAAGTCGACCCGAAATATTTCCGCCCTGCGGAAGTAGAGACGCTGCTCGGTGACCCGACAAAAGCAAAGACCGTTCTCGGCTGGAATCCGACCAAAACACCGTTCCCTGAGCTTGTGAAAATTATGATGGCTCACGACATGGAATATGTGAAAGCTGAGAAGATTCTGCACAAGAGATGA
- a CDS encoding NAD-dependent epimerase/dehydratase family protein, whose protein sequence is MTITIIGGSGFVGTRLTKRLLAGGHTVKIADKRKSVAYPELWLRCDVRNSGTETNEFPASLTDEAMAPGADDIAKKSQSMHSLAEVLKGSDVVINLAAEHRDDVTPKSLYDDVNVHGSENICNACSKLGIHKVIFTSSVAIYGFAPVGTDESGKINYFNDYGRTKYLAEEKYREWFKKDAANSAVIIRPTVIFGEQNRGNVYNLLRQIAGGKFPMVGKGTNRKSMNYVENVAAFIEYELSHDTDGGLHLYNYCDEPAYDMNHLVLDVYKYLGKPKTKLVHFPYWLAYCGGKCFDLLAFILHKKFAINSIRVKKFCQNTYFVGSNIKKTDFVPPVKLEDGLKATIEYEFVHKVEGHTFSCE, encoded by the coding sequence GTGACCATCACCATCATCGGCGGAAGCGGCTTTGTCGGAACACGCCTTACAAAACGGCTTCTTGCCGGCGGGCATACAGTAAAAATTGCGGATAAACGAAAGAGCGTCGCCTATCCTGAATTATGGCTGCGCTGCGATGTGCGGAACAGCGGAACCGAAACGAACGAATTTCCTGCAAGCCTTACCGACGAGGCGATGGCTCCCGGCGCAGACGACATTGCCAAAAAATCCCAGTCGATGCACTCTCTTGCGGAAGTGCTGAAAGGCAGCGACGTCGTCATCAATCTTGCCGCCGAACACCGCGACGACGTTACGCCGAAATCGCTCTATGATGACGTAAACGTGCATGGTAGTGAGAACATTTGCAATGCCTGTAGCAAGCTGGGAATTCATAAAGTTATTTTTACCAGCTCTGTCGCGATCTACGGTTTTGCTCCGGTGGGAACTGACGAGAGCGGAAAAATCAATTACTTTAACGACTACGGGCGTACAAAATATCTTGCAGAAGAAAAATACCGCGAGTGGTTCAAAAAAGACGCTGCAAATTCCGCGGTGATTATCCGTCCGACCGTCATCTTCGGTGAGCAGAACCGCGGAAACGTCTACAATCTGCTCCGCCAGATTGCCGGCGGAAAGTTCCCGATGGTCGGCAAAGGTACGAACCGCAAGAGCATGAACTATGTGGAGAACGTGGCGGCGTTCATCGAGTACGAGCTGAGCCACGATACTGATGGCGGGCTGCATTTGTATAACTACTGCGACGAGCCGGCCTACGATATGAACCATCTTGTTCTCGATGTGTACAAGTATCTCGGAAAACCAAAGACAAAGCTCGTTCATTTTCCGTACTGGCTTGCGTACTGTGGCGGAAAATGCTTTGACCTGCTCGCGTTCATTCTGCACAAGAAGTTTGCAATCAATTCCATCCGTGTAAAGAAATTCTGCCAGAACACTTATTTTGTGGGCAGCAACATCAAGAAAACAGATTTTGTTCCGCCGGTAAAACTTGAGGACGGACTGAAAGCAACGATTGAGTATGAGTTCGTGCATAAGGTGGAAGGGCATACTTTCAGCTGCGAGTGA
- a CDS encoding glycosyltransferase family 2 protein → MKISIITVCYNSEKTIAKTIESVLCQKDVQLEYLIIDGASEDSTVEIAESYRQKFTDKEIDYVIKSEKDDGIYDAMNKGIRASAGDVIGILNSDDRYASDDVLFAVAKTFWKSQTETLYGNLMYIKNEKPYRYWRSGKFHTFKHGWMPPHPAFFVTKTAYLTYGMYRLDCGVNADYEFMLRLLEKERATTCWVNKTFVYMAAGGTSGNGVNSRIQGIVDNRIAWTVNGLKPAFYTVYWKKIRKIPQFVIAKFVKMENKL, encoded by the coding sequence ATGAAAATCTCTATCATTACAGTTTGTTATAACAGCGAAAAAACAATTGCGAAAACGATTGAATCTGTTCTTTGTCAAAAGGATGTCCAGCTTGAATATCTGATAATTGATGGAGCGTCAGAAGATAGTACGGTTGAAATTGCAGAATCATATCGGCAGAAATTTACAGATAAAGAGATAGATTATGTCATAAAATCAGAAAAAGATGACGGCATTTACGATGCAATGAACAAAGGTATCCGTGCTTCTGCTGGAGACGTAATAGGTATTCTGAATTCTGACGACAGATATGCTTCCGATGATGTGCTTTTTGCTGTGGCAAAAACTTTTTGGAAAAGTCAGACAGAAACCCTGTATGGCAATCTGATGTATATAAAAAATGAGAAACCTTATCGCTATTGGAGGAGCGGGAAATTCCATACTTTTAAGCATGGATGGATGCCTCCTCATCCTGCTTTCTTTGTAACGAAAACAGCATACTTAACGTACGGTATGTATCGGCTTGATTGCGGAGTAAACGCAGATTATGAGTTTATGCTTCGGCTTTTGGAAAAAGAGAGGGCAACAACTTGCTGGGTAAATAAAACCTTTGTATATATGGCGGCAGGTGGAACGAGTGGTAACGGAGTAAATTCAAGAATTCAGGGGATTGTTGATAATAGAATTGCATGGACAGTGAATGGGCTAAAACCTGCTTTCTATACTGTCTATTGGAAAAAGATTCGTAAAATTCCGCAGTTCGTAATAGCAAAATTTGTAAAAATGGAGAATAAGCTGTGA
- a CDS encoding glycosyltransferase family 2 protein: MKISVITVCYNSSKTISRTIESVLAQKDVQLEYLIIDGASKDNTIKIAESYCRQFAEKGIDYIIKSESDKGIYDAMNKGIASATGEIIGILNSDDFYSSDASLLSVAGAFAETNVDMVFGNLLYIKGGKPYRYWKSGAARSFKFGWMPPHPALFIKTSVYKKYGMFRLDCGINADYELMLRFFEKEKLSAVWLDKIITCMEAGGTSNNGIQSRISGMNNDRLAWEKNNMKPGRFTILLKKLRKLPQFMEAKLYMKELSSYTYAGGG; the protein is encoded by the coding sequence ATGAAAATCTCCGTTATTACCGTCTGCTACAACAGCAGTAAGACCATTTCCCGCACTATCGAATCTGTTCTTGCTCAAAAAGACGTTCAGCTTGAATATCTGATAATCGACGGTGCGTCGAAAGACAATACTATTAAAATCGCAGAATCGTACTGTCGGCAGTTTGCAGAAAAGGGGATTGATTACATTATCAAGTCCGAATCGGATAAGGGTATTTATGATGCGATGAACAAAGGGATTGCTTCTGCAACCGGCGAGATTATCGGTATCTTGAATTCTGATGATTTCTATTCTTCGGACGCTTCTCTTCTTTCCGTGGCTGGAGCATTCGCAGAAACCAATGTAGATATGGTTTTCGGCAATCTTCTGTATATAAAAGGCGGTAAACCGTATCGCTATTGGAAAAGCGGAGCGGCACGTTCGTTTAAGTTCGGTTGGATGCCGCCGCATCCTGCACTTTTCATAAAGACATCCGTATATAAAAAATACGGAATGTTCAGGCTTGACTGCGGAATAAATGCAGACTATGAGCTTATGCTTCGCTTCTTTGAGAAAGAAAAACTTTCTGCGGTGTGGCTGGACAAAATTATTACCTGCATGGAAGCCGGTGGTACAAGCAATAACGGCATACAATCTCGCATTTCGGGAATGAACAACGATCGTCTTGCATGGGAAAAGAATAATATGAAGCCGGGGAGATTCACAATTTTATTGAAAAAACTTCGGAAACTACCGCAATTTATGGAGGCAAAATTATACATGAAAGAATTAAGTAGTTATACATATGCGGGGGGGGGGTAG
- a CDS encoding glycosyltransferase, which produces MPTLLQINTVINSGSTGHIAEELGNLVMQSGWKSYIAYGRNPRPSSSESIRIGSKWSVYSHVLITRLFDRHGFGSYFATKKLIKQIKKIKPDIIHLHNIHGYYLNIKVFFEYLKTLYIPVVWTLHDCWAFTGHCSHYTAGCCSKWQAECFECPQEKQYPKSFFDNSRKNYNDKKRLFSGIKNLTLITPSEWLAEEVGKSFLGSYAVKVIHNGIDLNVFKPSLSLKKEEPVILGVASTWTDRKGFYDFIKLSKLLKTGEQIVLIGVNEKQKAMLPQNIVGISRTENQQQLAEWYRRVVCFLNLTYEDNFPTTNIESLACGTPVITYRAGGSPEIIDENTGFVTEAGDIAAVRECITKIENAGKELYLALCRSRAVDFFDKECNFKKYIKLYNDLTL; this is translated from the coding sequence ATGCCGACATTATTACAAATAAATACAGTAATCAATTCCGGTTCCACCGGGCACATTGCAGAGGAGCTTGGAAATCTTGTCATGCAAAGCGGCTGGAAATCATATATCGCTTATGGCAGGAATCCCCGCCCAAGCAGTTCTGAATCAATACGAATCGGTTCTAAATGGAGCGTATATTCACATGTTCTGATTACACGCCTTTTTGACCGGCATGGCTTCGGTTCATATTTTGCAACAAAGAAACTGATTAAGCAGATAAAAAAGATAAAGCCTGATATTATTCATCTGCATAATATTCATGGATATTATCTGAACATAAAAGTCTTTTTTGAATATTTGAAAACGCTTTATATTCCTGTTGTATGGACACTCCATGACTGCTGGGCTTTTACAGGGCATTGCAGTCATTATACGGCAGGCTGCTGCAGCAAATGGCAGGCTGAGTGTTTTGAATGTCCTCAGGAAAAACAGTATCCAAAAAGTTTTTTCGATAATTCACGAAAAAATTACAACGATAAAAAACGTTTATTTTCCGGCATAAAGAATCTGACTCTTATAACCCCGTCCGAATGGTTGGCCGAGGAAGTCGGAAAGTCCTTTCTGGGCTCGTATGCTGTCAAAGTTATTCATAACGGAATAGATTTGAATGTGTTTAAGCCGTCATTGTCATTGAAAAAAGAGGAACCCGTAATACTGGGTGTTGCAAGTACTTGGACAGATAGAAAAGGATTTTATGATTTTATTAAGTTGTCAAAATTGCTGAAGACCGGTGAGCAGATTGTATTGATTGGTGTGAATGAAAAACAAAAGGCGATGCTGCCGCAAAATATAGTCGGAATATCCAGAACTGAAAATCAACAGCAGTTGGCGGAATGGTACCGTCGAGTTGTCTGTTTTTTAAATCTGACCTATGAAGATAATTTTCCTACAACAAATATAGAATCCCTCGCTTGCGGTACGCCCGTTATAACGTACAGAGCCGGTGGAAGTCCTGAAATTATAGATGAAAATACAGGATTTGTAACAGAAGCCGGTGATATAGCCGCAGTGCGAGAATGCATAACTAAAATAGAAAACGCAGGAAAAGAGCTGTATCTTGCATTGTGCCGCAGTCGGGCGGTGGATTTCTTTGATAAAGAATGCAATTTTAAGAAGTATATAAAGTTATATAACGATTTAACTCTTTAG